The genomic region CTATCTAGTAGAATATGCATCAGATCGCTTGCGAAATATGGTATTGCCTTTGGTCAATGTGCTGGCGGCTATTCCACCGGTACTCTATGGTGTTTGGGGCGTATTATTTGTAGTTCCTTTATTGGGCAATTATATAGCGCCCATATTTGGTGTTAGCACGACGGGCTATTCGGTTTTTGCGGGCGGTATTGTTCTGGCGGTGATGATCTTTCCAATCATGGTCAGCATCATGGTGGAGGTTTTGAACACGATTCCGTATGAGCTACGTGCCGTTTCTTTAAGTCTTGGTGCGACGCGCTGGGAAACGATCAAACATGTCGTACTAAAAAAAGCAAAACCTGGAATTTTTGCAGCAGTGGTCTTGGCCATCTCCCGCGCATTTGGCGAAACGGTCGCCGTATTGATGGTCTGCGGAAATATCCCGCAAATTCCTAAATCAATCTTCGACGCCGGATATCCCATTCCCGCTCTGATAGCAAATAATTTCGGCGAAATGATGTCCATTCCGCTATATGACTCGGCTTTGATGTTTGCAGCACTATTGCTATTTGTCATCATCTTTGGCTTTAATCTGATTTCGAGATTGATATTAAATAAACTGGAGGCAAAATATTAACATGAGGAATGTAAAATCTAGACTGTTTCAAGAGAAGCTTGCCAAAGTGTTTATGCAGCTTTCCGGTATCATCATCACCGGCTCTTTATTTTTCATCGTAGGCACTATACTCTACAAAGGTTTGCCCTATTTATCCTGGGACATGATTAGCAAGGTGCCGCAAGGTGGATTTTATATTGGAAAGGAAGGTGGAATTCTAAATGCAATCTTGGGATCACTTTACCTGGCTAGTGCCTCAACTTTGCTCGCGACACTGATCGGAATACCTATTGCGCTCTACCTGAATATCTATGTTAAGAAAGGTTCTTCCCTCGCGCGTAGCGCTAAACTATTGTTTGACGTGTTGTTCGGCATCCCTTCCATTGTCTATGGAGCGATAGCCTTCAGTATTATGGTATTCTTAGGGATTAGAGCGTCCTTGCTCGGGGGTATTATCACCATTACTTTGCTTACTATTCCTATCGTTGTGAGGACCTTAGATGAGCTTATCTC from Sphingobacterium sp. BN32 harbors:
- the pstC gene encoding phosphate ABC transporter permease subunit PstC, which codes for MINRLVKDRIAQRLSAGLLGITSLVIVLIVVGLVWKATPLLTEFSLWGVVTESVWAPLKGEFGFLSFILGTIWVTLLSLLIAVPLCILASVYLVEYASDRLRNMVLPLVNVLAAIPPVLYGVWGVLFVVPLLGNYIAPIFGVSTTGYSVFAGGIVLAVMIFPIMVSIMVEVLNTIPYELRAVSLSLGATRWETIKHVVLKKAKPGIFAAVVLAISRAFGETVAVLMVCGNIPQIPKSIFDAGYPIPALIANNFGEMMSIPLYDSALMFAALLLFVIIFGFNLISRLILNKLEAKY
- a CDS encoding PstA family ABC transporter permease, which produces MRNVKSRLFQEKLAKVFMQLSGIIITGSLFFIVGTILYKGLPYLSWDMISKVPQGGFYIGKEGGILNAILGSLYLASASTLLATLIGIPIALYLNIYVKKGSSLARSAKLLFDVLFGIPSIVYGAIAFSIMVFLGIRASLLGGIITITLLTIPIVVRTLDELISTIPQDLKHVTASLGATRLETARVMIKYIKPGLFTAVLLAFGRAIGDVAGVLLTTGFSDNLPKYIDEPTATLPLAIFFQLSSPIPEVQGRAYASALVLTIIILIIVLCSHILASKQKKHKI